In the genome of Paenibacillus sp. FSL R5-0766, one region contains:
- a CDS encoding AbrB/MazE/SpoVT family DNA-binding domain-containing protein, translating to MKPAGVVRKVDQLGRIVLPKSLRKRYQMNEGDPVEILVQGDHIILERYRPKCIFCGSIEEVNEFKERYICAQCLDEMTQLPQHG from the coding sequence ATGAAGCCAGCTGGAGTAGTTCGCAAAGTTGACCAATTAGGTAGGATCGTATTGCCTAAATCTTTGCGTAAAAGGTATCAAATGAATGAGGGAGATCCTGTAGAAATCTTAGTACAAGGGGACCATATTATCTTGGAGAGATATCGTCCAAAATGTATTTTCTGCGGATCCATCGAGGAAGTCAACGAGTTCAAAGAGCGTTACATATGCGCACAATGTTTAGATGAAATGACTCAGCTTCCACAACACGGATAA
- a CDS encoding ABC transporter permease subunit encodes MKPAAEGPSKKLKGNVKGNSLWTEIWKHRMTYTLLIPGLVWLILFAYMPMGGLSLAFKDYKANLGIWGSPWSGFENFKYVFRDPTFIDAVWRTLYINILKLIIQFPFPIILALLLNELRMRRGKKLFQTVLTFPHFLSWIIVSGVVINVLAYDGLVNSALGLLGLPTINFLGSESNFVPMLLLTDIWKSSGWGAIIFLAAISGIDQDQYESAQIDGASRMQQMFKITLPNILPTITIMFILSVGGLMSSGFDQIFNLANAATKNVSEVLDVYIYRITFQSSTDFSFSTAVSLFRSLVNMALLLLADRFAKWLGGDGLFR; translated from the coding sequence GTGAAACCTGCAGCCGAAGGACCTAGCAAAAAGCTGAAGGGAAACGTGAAGGGCAATTCGCTCTGGACTGAAATCTGGAAGCACCGAATGACATACACCCTGCTTATTCCGGGGCTTGTCTGGCTAATTCTGTTTGCCTACATGCCGATGGGTGGCCTGTCTCTGGCATTCAAAGATTACAAGGCCAACCTGGGCATCTGGGGAAGTCCATGGAGCGGATTCGAGAATTTCAAATATGTTTTCCGTGATCCAACCTTTATCGACGCAGTATGGCGTACGCTGTACATCAATATTCTGAAACTGATTATTCAGTTCCCGTTCCCGATCATTCTGGCGCTGTTGTTGAATGAATTGCGGATGCGCAGAGGAAAAAAATTGTTCCAAACCGTTCTTACGTTCCCGCACTTCCTGTCCTGGATCATCGTATCCGGGGTAGTCATCAATGTGCTGGCATATGACGGACTGGTAAACAGCGCGCTCGGATTACTCGGATTGCCAACGATTAACTTCCTGGGGTCTGAATCCAACTTTGTACCCATGTTGCTGTTGACTGATATTTGGAAATCAAGTGGATGGGGCGCGATTATATTCCTGGCTGCCATTTCCGGTATTGACCAGGATCAGTATGAATCAGCACAGATTGACGGGGCTTCCCGTATGCAACAGATGTTCAAAATTACTTTACCGAACATCCTTCCAACCATCACAATCATGTTTATTCTCTCGGTTGGTGGATTGATGTCTTCCGGATTTGACCAGATCTTCAACTTGGCAAATGCCGCTACCAAAAATGTATCGGAAGTACTCGATGTATATATCTATCGGATTACGTTCCAGTCATCTACCGATTTCTCATTCTCGACAGCGGTCAGCTTGTTCCGTTCCCTGGTGAATATGGCCTTGCTGCTTCTTGCTGACAGATTTGCCAAGTGGCTTGGCGGAGACGGTTTGTTCCGATAA
- a CDS encoding alpha/beta hydrolase family protein codes for MAHITIETGSPTLCMNTSIHVVSSDSGETSGGTLYLLHGAGDNASTWQRLTTIEMYAAQYGCTIIMPEANRSYYTDMEYGLNYFHYITQELPEICKRLLNLNPDPEKTYVAGLSMGGYGALKCGLTYPERYRKVVSLSGVTDIQTRLRDPHMPATMIKEMKAVFGERLQVKADQDIYALSAKLLEQGVPLPDILSCCGDSDPFVEMNREYAKYMQGTAFDFRYVETPGAHEWRFWEHHLRTMFDFLYNDKTIVE; via the coding sequence ATGGCACATATAACGATCGAAACTGGATCACCAACCTTATGCATGAATACCAGCATACATGTTGTGTCCAGTGACTCCGGAGAGACTTCAGGCGGTACACTATATCTGTTGCACGGGGCAGGCGATAATGCGAGTACCTGGCAGCGGTTAACCACAATTGAGATGTATGCAGCGCAATATGGCTGTACGATCATTATGCCGGAAGCGAATCGAAGCTATTACACCGATATGGAATACGGCCTGAATTACTTCCACTACATCACTCAGGAGTTACCTGAAATATGCAAGCGTCTGCTCAATCTGAATCCTGATCCGGAGAAAACATACGTCGCCGGTTTATCCATGGGTGGATATGGTGCACTGAAATGTGGACTAACTTATCCAGAGCGATATCGCAAAGTAGTGTCCCTATCCGGCGTAACGGATATCCAGACACGACTTCGTGATCCCCATATGCCAGCGACCATGATCAAGGAAATGAAAGCGGTTTTTGGAGAACGTTTACAGGTGAAAGCCGATCAGGATATTTACGCACTGTCGGCCAAGCTGCTCGAACAGGGTGTTCCTTTACCGGATATCCTCAGTTGCTGTGGCGATAGTGACCCCTTCGTAGAGATGAATCGCGAATATGCGAAATACATGCAGGGGACTGCCTTTGATTTTCGGTATGTGGAGACGCCGGGGGCTCATGAATGGAGATTTTGGGAGCACCACCTGAGAACGATGTTTGATTTTCTGTACAACGACAAGACCATAGTAGAGTGA
- a CDS encoding serine hydrolase, giving the protein MSEQLKGFIHTITEQKLNVFSIRILQKGHLLAHWDRDKDQRRVQHSISKSFTCMAVGLALEEGLIHLDATLGDYFSYHHAPVAQRNLPSPQELKLRDLLRMSSGHDSPPLWADERASLTEKDWVKYYMSLPLDRVPGEQFTYSSGDTFMISALLQAATGQTVKDYLTPRLFDPLGIHEVEWETSPLGVTLGCAGLWISNEELSRFGQLLLQEGHWEGTQLVPVDWIRQATSPQIETTGEGDWGKGYGYQFWMCSHDAYRADGAYGQLCIIIPSKEAVICINSEEENMQGILNAVWNEVLPLYTQR; this is encoded by the coding sequence ATGTCTGAGCAACTTAAAGGTTTCATTCATACGATTACAGAGCAAAAATTGAATGTTTTTTCCATTCGCATATTACAAAAAGGGCATCTGCTTGCCCATTGGGACCGGGATAAGGATCAGCGCAGGGTACAACATTCCATCAGTAAATCCTTCACCTGTATGGCCGTTGGTCTTGCTCTTGAAGAAGGTCTGATACATCTGGATGCGACACTTGGTGATTATTTCTCTTATCATCATGCACCCGTTGCACAACGCAATCTCCCATCGCCGCAAGAATTGAAACTGCGTGATCTTCTCCGAATGTCTTCGGGCCATGACTCTCCCCCTCTTTGGGCCGATGAACGAGCTTCATTGACCGAAAAGGACTGGGTGAAATATTATATGTCGCTGCCTCTGGACCGGGTACCTGGAGAACAATTTACATATAGCAGCGGGGATACATTTATGATCTCAGCCTTGCTACAGGCTGCTACCGGCCAAACCGTGAAAGATTACCTGACTCCACGGTTATTTGATCCGCTTGGCATCCATGAAGTAGAGTGGGAAACCTCTCCATTGGGGGTAACACTTGGCTGTGCAGGTCTTTGGATAAGTAATGAGGAACTGAGTCGATTTGGACAGTTACTGCTGCAGGAGGGCCATTGGGAAGGCACACAGCTTGTACCTGTAGATTGGATTCGACAGGCTACGTCCCCGCAGATCGAAACGACTGGAGAAGGAGATTGGGGAAAAGGTTACGGGTATCAGTTCTGGATGTGTTCTCATGACGCTTACCGCGCCGATGGTGCCTATGGTCAGTTGTGTATCATAATTCCCTCAAAGGAAGCTGTCATATGTATTAATAGTGAGGAAGAAAATATGCAAGGCATCCTGAATGCCGTGTGGAATGAGGTTTTACCCCTTTACACCCAGCGTTAG